The Vibrio aerogenes nucleotide sequence GATAAAGCAAGTTCACTTCATTGTGGGATATAAAAGTCACAATCCGTGTGACTTGTGTGGCATATTCATCGTTTTGTTGAATAAACAGGCAGGTTACTGAATATTTTCATCCAGTGTTCTCAGTTCAAGTGCGCGGGAAATATTCATTCTCATCGGGCAATAAGCGTACATCGGCGAACCCACATACAGCCCCTTCAGTTCACAGTAATTATTCCTGTACTTCAGCCAGCCTTTCTGGGCATTTTCCAGCTTATCTGCTTCTTCTTTTCCCTGTTTTTTCAACTTGGCATAAACAGAAACATATCTGCGGTTAATTTCATCTTTGGCCTGCTGTGACGCTCGTTCAGAACACATATAGACCACAGAATTATTAATGGGACCTGACTCATTGATACACGCGTCATACATCACATCAAATTCTGATTTCGCCCACAGACTTCCGGGACAGGCAATTGTCAGAACTAACCCAAGCACACTCAATCGACGCATTTATTTTACTCCGTTCGGGACATCACAACACCGAGACTTAATTGTACAATATTGAATCAAATTTGTATAATTTTCGTACAGATCTCACTTTTCTGGTCGCGCATTATCACTGTTTCAATGGTTATATACCACCCCCAGGTAAAAAGGATGTCCCACTGAGATGGCTCTTCCCGCCCATGACGCCAGCCAGACGCTCAAAGTCAGCTTCATTTTGCGGATGATATACATTCATTCGTCCGGTCGCTTCACCAAAAGCATTCGTCCAGATCTGTTTTTTAAAGACCATCTCTCCCAGCCGGGCGTGGTGAAATGAATAAAGCATCGAATCCGGACATTGCTGCACGGTATTTTTGCCCCAGGCGGCGGCGAATACCGGCTGTGTCACAAAGCGGCTGACCAGTGATTGCAGACGGTGATCATTCGGGCGGGACGCCATCGTATTACGCATAAAGCCAGCCTGCCGGGTCACATGTGTCACCAGATCATCGTCACTGGTAATACATAAAAACTGTTGCCATTGCAGATTGGTCATCGTCAGCCAGACATAATTCCGCTCATCCTGCGGCAATGCATTGATGTCCAGACCGCACATCTCACTGAAACTCTCATTGGCGCTGACAATGTCAAAGTAGTCATTAATCAGCATCACCGGCAGCGGATTCATTAACGTCAGTAGGCGCTGTGTCTCTGCTGATGTGTGCGAACAAGGCATTTTGATCTCAGTTTGCTTGCGGGATGCCAGCGTATGAAGATAATTCTGCTCAGATGAATTCAGCTGCAATGCATCAGCCAGTGCAGATAACACCATCGGTGAAATCCCTTCCGCTTTGCCCCGTTCAATCTTGCTGTACCAGACTGAACTAATCCCCGCCATAGACGCCACATCTTCCCGCCGGAGTCCGGGCGTCCGGCTGCGGGCAGGTTTCGGCAGTCCCATCATTTCCGGGGACAGACTTTCACGTTTTCGCCGCAGAAAATCACCGATTAATTGCAAGTTGTCATCCATCGATTTACCTCCAAAACTGTGAAC carries:
- a CDS encoding helix-turn-helix domain-containing protein; amino-acid sequence: MDDNLQLIGDFLRRKRESLSPEMMGLPKPARSRTPGLRREDVASMAGISSVWYSKIERGKAEGISPMVLSALADALQLNSSEQNYLHTLASRKQTEIKMPCSHTSAETQRLLTLMNPLPVMLINDYFDIVSANESFSEMCGLDINALPQDERNYVWLTMTNLQWQQFLCITSDDDLVTHVTRQAGFMRNTMASRPNDHRLQSLVSRFVTQPVFAAAWGKNTVQQCPDSMLYSFHHARLGEMVFKKQIWTNAFGEATGRMNVYHPQNEADFERLAGVMGGKSHLSGTSFLPGGGI
- a CDS encoding lysozyme inhibitor LprI family protein, yielding MRRLSVLGLVLTIACPGSLWAKSEFDVMYDACINESGPINNSVVYMCSERASQQAKDEINRRYVSVYAKLKKQGKEEADKLENAQKGWLKYRNNYCELKGLYVGSPMYAYCPMRMNISRALELRTLDENIQ